A genome region from Manis javanica isolate MJ-LG chromosome 3, MJ_LKY, whole genome shotgun sequence includes the following:
- the SFTPC gene encoding surfactant protein C: MDVGSKEVLMESPPDYSAAPRGRFSIPCCPVHLKRLLIVVVVVVLVVVVIVGALLMGLHMSQKHTEMVLEMSIGGPEAQRRLFLSEHVGGTATFSIGSTGIVVYDYQQLLIAYKPAPGTCCYIMKMAPESIPSLEALTRKFQNFQVKPAMSLSKLDQEEGHDTGSASSGHLDFLGTTVSTLCGEVPLFYI; the protein is encoded by the exons ATGGATGTGGGCAGCAAAGAGGTCTTAATGGAGAGCCCGCCG GACTACTCAGCAGCCCCCAGGGGCCGGTTCAGCATCCCCTGCTGTCCTGTGCACCTCAAGCGCCTTCTCATCGTGGTCGTGGTGGTGGTCCTTGTCGTCGTGGTGATTGTGGGGGCCCTGCTGATGGGTCTTCACATGAGCCAGAAACATACTGAGATG GTCCTAGAGATGAGCATTGGGGGGCCAGAAGCCCAGCGACGCCTGTTCCTGAGTGAGCATGTGGGTGGCACGGCCACCTTCTCCATTGGCTCCACTGGCATTGTGGTGTATGACTACCAGCAG CTCCTGATTGCCTACAAGCCAGCCCCGGGAACCTGCTGCTACATCATGAAGATGGCTCCGGAGAGCATCCCAAGTCTTGAGGCTCTCACTAGAAAATTCCAGAACTTCCAG GTCAAGCCTGCAATGTCTCTCTCTAAGCTGGACCAGGAGGAGGGCCATGATACTGGTTCAGCATCCTCTGGGCACCTGGACTTCTTGGGCACCACCGTGAGCACCCTGTGTGGCGAGGTCCCCCTCTTCTACATCTAG